The sequence below is a genomic window from Hydractinia symbiolongicarpus strain clone_291-10 chromosome 10, HSymV2.1, whole genome shotgun sequence.
TGTTACACTATATGTCCACTATATGTTACACTATATGTGCCACTATATGTTACACTATATGTGCCACTATATGTTACACTATATGTACACTATATGTGCACTATATGTGCCACTGTATGTTACACTATATGTGCCACTATATGTGCCACTATATGCGTACACCATATGTTACACTATATGTTACACTATATGTTACACTATATGTCCTATATGTTCTTATAAACgaatgaaacaaattaaaatttttagacgTGTTACCTTCGCACGTACCCTTCTGGCTCGTGTTAACTGTGTTTAGTTCATCCCTTTTTGAAGTTGGTACAAAAACTACACGCATGTGTAAAATACGATTAGGCTAATGAAGGCATGGCCCAACTACTTTAATAATTTCTTGAAAGTTTAATTGTGATTTTTCCTATACTACCTACAATCTTATCTATAACCTGTTACATAGGCTATATCTATTTCAAATTTAAGCATGTTAAGTCCAAAcattaaaatgtgctaatttttgatgacgtcagcatgaCCAGTTTCCACTAATTAAACGCTGTCTATCTGGCTtacgtgtgtgcaaaagtagcgactttgcagccGGCCGGATTACCATGTAAAGCTTTGTCCATATTTAAATAATGACGAAAATATTACctttgtctcaatatttttgtccaagatTTAATAGCTGTAAACaattatttcatattataaattattttccttttttttttcttttcatttacACAGAGATCATTTCAAAGGTTATGTATTATTGTATGGACAGTCCACGTTGTATACATGGGACAATCCAATGAAGCCTCACGAACTAATTTGCTCTCTGATTGAAGTAAATGAATCGCAGACCAAGATAAAGCTGGACACGGTATGTTGGCTTTGCTCGAGTTTAATCTACCGAGAGATGTGAGATATGAACACGATCATCCCTTACTTTGTCttctgccatttttaaaatgacaAATATCTTGAAGGGAGAATAAGTTTTCTTAAAAATCGTCTGTTCTTTGATTGACAACATAATGGGGATGTTTATTTTCTCTGTGTAGAATGACTTTGGTCGTATGAAAACTGGAGAGAATGCGATCTACTGGGTTTCATTTTTGGACGGACTGCAACGAGTGCTATTGTTCACAGACAATTTTAAAGCAGCTTATTGTGCAAGCCAGGTAACATTTTCAAAGTGTGatctaaaaagcaaaaattgtaTGGGTAAAAATGTTCCTTCAGAAGttattgtaaaatttttgatttatttaggAACAAACATTACGCCCTACGCAGGAGATAGATCTGAATATTGAAGGTCTTGGTCTGTCTTTGGTCAATGGTGAGAAAAGGATGGAGATTGCGTACCTGGCTATAGAAAAGTTAgtggtttaatattttttctatcTGAGTTTCTGTTTTTGTTCTCATGGTTGTGATGTTTTTTCGTAGAAGCCCGATTGTGTgggaacaacacaaaaaaaatcgCTGGAAAACACTGCCAGGGCGCATGTGCGAAGCACTGGAAGAGGGTTACACGCGAATGCAAGCGAGAAAATCGAATGTTGCTTCGAAAGAAAAAATCCTCGAGATGGAGGTAACAAACTTTACACGACTCTGAATACTCTTCCAGTTTGGTAGTAAGGATTGTATCGACGGACTTAATAATTCTTTGACTTTAGGTTGATTTCGACAAGATGTTTATCACGAAGCCTGAGAAGATTCAAATTCGAAGAACATTCCACAGCGGAATTGGATTCAAATATATTATCTCTCCAAATCGAATGCAGATCAGTGCTACTATAAGTTCTCTACAGGTGATAGACTTCTACCTTAAAAACGTCTTATCTTCTAAACAAAAATTGATTCCCGcgaaatttggattttttttactttttaaaaaaacgatttacgctaatttttttcttctgatttacATAGAGCTAcatgaaatatatatatgaagTTTTAACCTCGGCAAGTCTTTATGTTATATCTCCAACTTAAACGCCCTTAAATAACGGTATAAATTGAGAAACAAAATGTCATCAAATTCTTTTATCgcgaaatttgcgaaatttaattctcaCGAAACATTTGACAGCAACGAAATTTAGTTCTTTTAgttctaaaattaattttcttaaaatattttaagtataaataaaaaattgttttattgcaATGTATTTTTCTCTCCAGTTTGACAGCCACATTCCAGGTTCAACTTTCTCAACAGTCATCCATCAGGTGGAACCACCAAAGTCAATAACCAATGACAACGGTGGGTGTTTTTTGCGTGTCTCATTCGTTAGTTTTCTCGTAAAAATAATCGTTTATAAATCGTATATGTTTTGCAGCTCCGAAACCGTTTTTCGAACTGAGTTTGACCACAAATGTTGGAGACACAAACACTGTCAACGAGATCAGGTAAGTCgaacatttaaaactttatcctTTATTAGATCAAAGGGATGAAATATTATCGAAGTTACGAAAATTCTGTCTCACGAAACATTTTCATAGTTAAATCTTCACTGTAACAATCTATCGTGTGTTTGTAGTACAAATTGGTTGGATTTTTCTTTCTCGCCTAAATTTTTCTTATACAACCTTTCATCCTAAAGCCTTGTGATATCGCCATTATTGATTTGCCTAAAATCCCTGAAATTTAGGAAATGgaccaaaatattttgttagatAAATTTGACCAAATTAAGAGAATGAGTTTGTTAGAGTTTGTGATATAACAAAGTAACATGTCCCTCCAGACATTCAGTGGATGATTAAGAAAAAAGGCTTTTGTTTGTGACAACCTGATCTTTCTGCGACGCGGCAACGATAGCGAATGTGGAAGAACAACTACAGAAACCACTTTAGCGGATACATTTTTGGGGTCCTGATGAGGTCCATGAGAGGTTGAACTATAACTTCAAAGTTCATGTTAGTTGTAATCTAATCATCCTTATTTAGTTATTTGAAAGTATTGGTGCAAGAACTGGATATTCGTGTTGACAAAGGTTTTCTGCTCGCTTTGATGGATTTATTTAACAATGAGAAAATTCGTGGAACAGAGGTGTGACCTATAGACTTCAATCTTTCTGTTcgtgtttattttgtttacccAAAAATACTTCAATAATTAAAAGTTCTtcgttattttatattttctttctgccgcgtttttttataagaaagctGTCTTCGGACCTTCAGAAGTCTAATATTGGGTTTTTGTATAGCTGTGAGAGAATCCTTTTATGTATTTTGTGCACCCActggcaaaataatttttacaagacAAAAGTGTAGCCACCAGTAAAAAAGAAACGCACGTGGAACGTTTCCATTCTTCATGTCTTTAAACATGCTTTGAAAACGCCGCCTGGTATACATTAACGCTACAGAAATGCTAAAGAAGTTTCGGTACGGTGGCATTggaaatattcttataaaaaacgcgtactttgttttttgaaagtttatttattttattagagtGATCAGCACAAATTTGATATGTCAGTTGTTCAACGAAAGTTAGAAGAAAGCCAAGAATTCCaggtataaaatttatataaaaactttttggattttttaaagtGGCATTGCATGTTTATCATTGTGctgtttaatttttgtgttaGGCGGCTAAACAAGACAAACGTTACGTGTTCAACTATTTCCATCTCTCGCCATTGAAGGTAAGTATCGGAGTGATCAACCAACTTGCGCAAACTTATATTTGTTGGATGAGCGAGTTTCACGAACGAAAAACGCGCCTTGTTGTGAATACAACGATGCGACCGCGCGAGTCAAACATAACTATTTACCACAgcaaagcattttttttttatttatttttttttttttctttcttttttttcaaacccTTGCGCTTTAATAACCAACAACAAGTAAAGTATATAGAGAGGGAAGTAATGCTGCGTTGCCATTTTGAATCGGCAGAGGGAATGCCACCCATGGAATACAAACTTTTGTGTTACGACGTAATTTGTTTTAGGAGAAGTAGAAGTGTTGTCGAAGTTAATATATTTGTCTTATAGATTCACGTGAGTTTCTCAATGACAGGTGGACATTCTCTTGAAGGGGAGGAGACGAGTTCGTCAATGCATGGAAATGTTTTGGGCTTACTTTTACAAAGTGTTGGAGTTGCATTCACTGAGATTCAAGATGTCGAATTTAAGTGAGCCTTTCATTTAcctaagggaattaatttaagcGGGAATTGATATTTGCgaatttcgcgagtttttgtctattcgcaaaattagttcccgcggaaattattagaaaactcgatattcgcaaaaattaatttctgtgaaatatatattttcttcctttttaaaaaaattattttatgtctCGTGCATAAAAACGGTATAAATTGAGAATTTTCTTTAGACTTGCGTGTTACGAGATTGCGGCTCTCCTTCTCAGTACCTCACAGTTAACTGACAGCATTGCAAAACACTATCAAAATCAGGTATGCTTATAACTCTCTACGCAGGAGTTTGAAGTATCAATAACATCACACTCTTCTCTGTTTTAAAGTACCTAATTTTTACAATGTACAATGTACCTGTGTTCCGACTTGTTTTAGGCCATTAAACAATTGTACGTGCTAGTTTTGGGATTAGACGTACTTGGAAATCCGTATGGCTTAATAACTGGTGTTGGAGCTGGAGCGAAAAATTTCTTTTACGAACCGTACCAGGTAATTTACTCCGCTTGTACTAGCATATTTTTTCCGCGTCTTGTAGTAAACCTTATTTCCACTCTTTaccttttaaaacaaaaggatAAAAAAGGGGTAGTTTGATTGGTGGAGCAATATTTTATTCTAAGTTTCTCATGCTTGCTAATGTAAGAGCGAAAAATAATCTGATGGGCATTTAAACGTGAAATTCATATTTTATATATCCTTTCTCTTCTGTAGGGTTTAATTCAAGGTCCTGAAGAATTTGCAGAAGGGTTAGCTTATGGCGTAAAAAGTCTAGTTGGTGGGACAGTCGGTATGTACTTATCTTATTGATAAGGAACATCAGCTAAGAGGGAGGGATGCATCCCATCCGGTGTTAAATGGCTTTCACTTTTCTAAACAGGTGGGGTATCTGGAGCAGTATCAAAAATCACAGGCACTGTGGGGAAGGGCTTAGCTGCGTTGACTATGGATGATGAATACCAACAAAAACGAAGACAAGCGATGAGTCAACGTCCTACAAATCTCGGAGAAGGTCTCGCTAAGGGAGGCAAGGGATTGGTGAAGGTACACATGTTTTATGTGGTACAGTAAACTCTCGACATCACGAACCGTGATAGATGTTAAAAAGTTCTTTAAAGCGAGAGTTCGATGTGTTAAAATGTATCTTTCGTTACAGGGTATTGTTTCTGGTGTAACAGGTGTCGTAACGAAACCTATTGAAGGTAAAACAGCGTATTCATATGACAGCGTAACTGTAAATCTTGTGTATCTAATTCCTAGATGTTTAATGCCAGTGTTTTACATTTCTGTTCGACTTTTTTGACCgagttttatttcttttataggTGCAAAATCAGGAGGAGCTGGCGGATTTTTCAAAGGTATAGGAAAAGGTCTGATAGGTGTGGTTGCTCGACCAGCTGGCGGTGTTGTCGATATGGCGAGTAGTACGTTTGAAGGACTTAGAAGGTAAATTCGGTTGCCGGTTGTATCGATGACGATTCCGTCTAACTTAATCGTGAACAGTGTCTTTTTCTGCTGTGATGCTGAGTAGAAGCACTGGGAAATTAAAAAGAGTATAAATTGATAGGGATGTTACATAAAACCATTTTAAGGCGTAGAGATTCTACAAAGTTTTGCAGAAAACGTTCTTTAAGCTTAAGAAACAAGTTTGCCCCAAAAAGTACGCttgtttaaaaaagaacatttgttttaaacagaaatttttttgaCTGTATTGTTTTCAGCACAACAAGTGGAGTGAAGTCGATACATCAGTTGAGAATGACACGTGTATTCCATGCAGATAAGGTAATTAATATAAGTGCCGCTAAGTGTGGTCAATATTTTCGTGTTGTTTTTACACgatcatgtttatttttttatcaggtTCTTCGACCTTTTAATGAATACGAAGCTGATGGAAATAAGATCTTGATGGTAAGTGTAACCATAGAATTAGATGTTCATGATAAGTGCAATAATATAATAAGTACattttttggcaaatttttGCCAACATGGCAGCCATAAAAGCTCTGAACGTGTCTCTGGCTGTACTTTAGGAAGCAGACAAGGGGCGTTATGCAAAAACTGATTTTTATCTCACCCATGTGTATCCTGTCGAATCGAAGAATTATCTGATCTTGTCCAATAAGTAAGCTTTTCTAGtgaatgttttttaatattatattgctAAATTTCTCTGTGATTATTCTTTATATTAATTTGTATAATCATTTAGACATATTTTCTACATGACACGAAATGAGATATTGAACGAATGGACAAGCAGTTGGTGTATTGGTTTCAATGAGATCAAGGGACTCCCTGTGGTGCGGGACACGAGGATCACTTTTAATCTTCACGCCATGGTAGAACATCTGCTTATTGATTAAGGGCAGAAAATTGTACGAGTGTGGCAGTGTGAAAAAAGCTTTAAATTATGAAAATGCTTAACATGTTTTTGatttataaaaattcaaaaatttagaagaaATATTCTCAAAATCACCTTTGAATTGTATTGGACCCCCAGTAATGATGTTGTTTCATCCTATggataaaatgttttatttttcactAACCTTTTAGGACACAAGAAAATCAATTTTCAAGAAAGCACATGTGAGAACGCTGTTGTTACCAACAGAAGCCACTGCAAAGGTAGTTAACTGTTTTATCGTGCGTCCTATAATTAAGGAATCTATTTTTACGCAAGACAtacaaaatttcttctttttattcaaGACCATATTTAAAGTTAATAAAAGAATGCAAGacctatataatttttattttatttttagtggtTTCTTGGAAAATTCGAGGATGCTAAGATGCTGTGAAGAAGCCTGTGATCTTTTTACATTtagtttattttcaattttttttgttttttaactaaaGACAAAATAAGGTATAAAGAGCCTGCCATCataatgtatttttataaagaaattatGTGGCACAACAATAGAGAGGCGatagttttgtaaataaaaaaggagaggcgaacaaaaaactttttgtggCAGcctcaaaataaattttaggcgaGGTAGCAAAAATTAGGAAACGTCTAAATCCTAAGATCTACTAAAATAACTACTATAACGACACACAAATAactgttttataaataaatatgcaTATTCCTTCcaagcaacatttttacaaagtttttatggCTGTGTGGGTAAAAAAGAGGCAAGTTTGAGATGCACTTaccaataaatattaaaaataagatctttaacccaagataaccaagaatattttacatacAGTCGTAGTgccagcattttataaccttcgttaaAACTTCTTGAAACTATAAACATCTGTCACAGCCaacaataataattttcttttcgtAATTTGGTTCGCTTTTTCACAACATACATCCTACTTCGAACGATGAAGTTTGTTGtgatgagatggcgccaaatttgataaatacacaGAGCGGAAACTTTCAACAAATCGAACGCGCAATATGGCGGTTtcagctttgtttacaaatctttattttctttatctttactcgtGAATTAGTTTACTAAGTtcagtattaaaaataaaaatgttttttcgtgTTATTCAACTAatgttcgcctgtcctttaaaaCGTGCAATATATTTTGTCTAcaacgtatttttttaacaaatgcaTCGAAAGTACACCGTTTTTCATAAGAATACTGCACCAGAAGAAAGCCTTCAATGTTCTTAATTATAGCTCTTTGAAACGTTCTTAAGTTGTTCTTtgctgttttgttttgattatcTTCTTAGATACAAAGCattcaattttttaacttgttttagAATTGGTGAACTAAaaaaccttatttttttatCGTATTTTTGTGTGGAATTAGAAAGTTTTCGAATCTTCAACCTCTTCCCAATgtcttaattcaaaaaatttattctttagaTAAATAGTTGTAGTTTTTTATAGAGTCACATtcacttaaaataaaaatatataaattctaTTAAATTTTTGTACTGTTTTTATGGGTATTTAACTTTTACGTTGTTTCATGGTTTTGTCGTGTTTCTGGCAGTTAATCTCCGAATTTTTAGGTATGAAGGTTTAAAGATTGGAAGATGAAATcattaagatttaaaaaatacgtttgtcgaatttattctttaaaaattattaaaaaaaagaacatgAAATATTAGAATTTTAGGTAACTTTACGAGTTTCTTCTACAGATCTAACGCTTTACTTTTTAActccaaagattttttaatttctgcatGTGTTTCACTATAACTTCTGTGTAACATGCGTTTTTCTCGTTCGAATTCTGTTTTCAATTCATCCATTCCGAGACAGTAATTGCGGTCCATTTGTTGCcgttcaaatttcaaaatggagATTTCCCGTTCGTAATCTTCAATGGTTTCTTGCCAAGCTTTCCTTTCAACACTCATTCTTGTCTCATACTCCAGTCGCACATCCTTCtcaaaacaatgtttttcttCTGATAATTTTTTATCGTATTCCTCCTTTTCGGAGTTAAATAATTTCAGCAGTTCAGTTTTTTGTTTTCGATACGCCTGGGCGAGCTCATGTTGTATCGACGTTTCGTCAAACGTACCAGATGTGGTAGACTCTGTTTGCTTTCCACATGTACATTGACTGTTATTTTCTTCCGTTTTATCCAGTAACAAGCTGCAAACGTTTCCATAGTTTCGTAAATCTATGGACGAGAATGTATCGAATTCTTTGCGCAGTTGATTATATTCGTGCCAGTTTTGAGAAGCGATTTCGTTGTTTTCCATTACTTTGTGTAAATTATCAACAaaaatcttcatttttgatTCTATCAATGTAAACAATTCTATTTTATCTTTGAATGAGTTTAAAATTTCTTCTCGCTGTTTACTTAATTTCTTTTCACTTTCTTCTTTCAAAACTTTTGAAAGTTCAACCAACATTTTGTCGCGCCGTTCTATCTCTTTCAATAACTCTGTTTTCTCGTTTTCATAAGCTCTTTTCATGCGCAACCTTTCCTCTTTGGAGTCTTCCATTATCTCCCGTTTTTCCCGTTCGAATTTTTCAATAATGTTGTTTTGTTCGAATAGAAAACTTCTTTCGACGTGGTACAATTTGGCTTCGAAATCTTCATTTTCGAAGGAAGCCAAAatgtgtttactttctttcaaaGTGTTAAATTTATACGAATTTTGATTGCTTTGATTTGTTAATGAGTTTTCATCGACCTGTGATGTTGATTTCATGAGCCCGTCACTCTCCCCAGTCCTTTCTGGATCTTTTAAAATCGTCTGTGTTGATGGAGAAGAGTTGCTGCGGAGTAAAACCGTTTTCTCCTCGCCACTCTTGTTTACAGTCTCGACATTTTCCATCTTTCTGCGAAAGAGATTTCTAGGAACCATGTTCATTAGCTTTCCCATATTACCATCCCtcttaaaacaataaaactttttttttttttgctaaacggAAAACAATAGAACTCGTTTTGTGTAGAAGGGGAGCATAAAACCTCTCGCATGAATGCATCTATCAGTTCTTCATCGCATGGCTTATAATTTCCACACACTACGCATGATGTAAAGCTAAATACATTCCATGAAGGAGAGTCTAATCTTAAAGGTTTTTAATTGACTTGTTCTAAGTAGTTAGCTTTTGTGTTACAAAAACATTGCACGTGTCGCTGTAGACATTATT
It includes:
- the LOC130613024 gene encoding cingulin-like protein 1 — protein: MVPRNLFRRKMENVETVNKSGEEKTVLLRSNSSPSTQTILKDPERTGESDGLMKSTSQVDENSLTNQSNQNSYKFNTLKESKHILASFENEDFEAKLYHVERSFLFEQNNIIEKFEREKREIMEDSKEERLRMKRAYENEKTELLKEIERRDKMLVELSKVLKEESEKKLSKQREEILNSFKDKIELFTLIESKMKIFVDNLHKVMENNEIASQNWHEYNQLRKEFDTFSSIDLRNYGNVCSLLLDKTEENNSQCTCGKQTESTTSGTFDETSIQHELAQAYRKQKTELLKLFNSEKEEYDKKLSEEKHCFEKDVRLEYETRMSVERKAWQETIEDYEREISILKFERQQMDRNYCLGMDELKTEFEREKRMLHRSYSETHAEIKKSLELKSKALDL